From one Dama dama isolate Ldn47 chromosome 4, ASM3311817v1, whole genome shotgun sequence genomic stretch:
- the B3GNT8 gene encoding UDP-GlcNAc:betaGal beta-1,3-N-acetylglucosaminyltransferase 8, whose amino-acid sequence MRCHKCLLCLSALLTLLGLKVYIEWMSEPHLGKAYPGPRSSPPGSTAASAEPTLPANLSARLGQTGPLPSAYWNQQQWRLGTLPGVNSTEAGDCGAWGAAAAAEIPDFTSYPEDLRRFLLWAACRSFPQWLPAGGGGQVTGCGDPGDVPFLLLAVKSEPGRFAERQAVRQTWGGSAPGIRLLFLLGSPVGQAGPDLSTLVSWESRRYSDLLLWDFLDVPFNQTLKDLMLLAWLGRHCPGVSFVLQAQDDAFVHTPALLDHLRGLSPARARGLYLGEVFTQAKPLRKPGGPFYVPGSFFEGSYPAYASGGGYVISGRLAPWLLQAAARVAPFPFGDVYTGLCFQALGLAPRTHKGFLTAWPADRTADPCAFRDLLLVRPLSPQDSIRLWKQLQDPGLQC is encoded by the coding sequence ATGCGCTGCCACAAGTGCCTTCTCTGCCTGTCAGCCCTGCTCACACTCCTGGGCCTCAAAGTGTACATCGAGTGGATGTCCGAGCCCCACCTGGGCAAGGCCTACCCAGGACCCcgcagcagcccgccaggctccacggCAGCCAGCGCCGAGCCCACCCTGCCAGCCAACCTCTCAGCCCGTCTGGGCCAGACTGGCCCGCTGCCCTCGGCTTACTGGAACCAGCAGCAGTGGCGTCTGGGGACCCTGCCCGGAGTGAACAGCACAGAGGCAGGGGACTGTGGCGCTTGGGGGGCTGCCGCTGCGGCCGAGATCCCTGACTTCACTTCCTACCCCGAGGACCTCCGCCGCTTCCTGCTGTGGGCTGCCTGCCGGAGCTTCCCACAGTGGCTGCCCGCAGGTGGCGGAGGCCAGGTGACCGGCTGCGGGGATCCCGGTGACGTCCCCTTCCTGCTGTTGGCTGTCAAGTCGGAACCAGGGCGCTTTGCGGAACGACAGGCTGTGAGGCAGACATGGGGCGGGTCGGCCCCTGGGATCCGGCTGCTCTTCCTCCTGGGGTCCCCAGTGGGCCAGGCGGGGCCGGACCTCAGCACCCTGGTGTCCTGGGAGAGCCGCCGCTACAGTGACCTGCTGCTCTGGGACTTCCTCGACGTCCCCTTCAACCAGACGCTCAAGGACTTGATGCTGCTGGCCTGGCTTGGCCGCCACTGCCCCGGCGTGAGCTTTGTCCTGCAGGCCCAGGACGACGCTTTCGTGCACACCCCTGCTCTGCTGGACCACCTGCGGGGCCTGTCACCTGCCCGGGCCCGGGGCCTCTACCTGGGTGAGGTCTTCACCCAGGCCAAGCCCCTCCGGAAGCCCGGAGGACCCTTCTACGTGCCCGGGTCCTTCTTCGAGGGCAGCTACCCGGCCTACGCCAGCGGGGGTGGCTACGTGATCTCGGGGCGCTTGGCACCCTGGCTGCTGCAGGCGGCGGCCCGCGTGGCCCCCTTCCCCTTTGGCGACGTCTACACTGGTCTGTGCTTCCAAGCCctgggcctggcccccaggactcACAAAGGCTTCCTCACGGCCTGGCCGGCAGACCGCACTGCTGACCCCTGTGCCTTCCGAGACCTGCTGCTTGTGCGACCCCTCAGCCCTCAGGACAGCATCCGGCTCTGGAAACAGCTGCAGGACCCTGGGCTCCAGTGCTGA